A window from Plectropomus leopardus isolate mb chromosome 21, YSFRI_Pleo_2.0, whole genome shotgun sequence encodes these proteins:
- the LOC121960846 gene encoding regulator of G-protein signaling 9-binding protein B-like, with protein MPLVNNKVGDDCTVGTDKALVDGKAQVDSLIKVVACYRHLASCVGGCTDSLQLRDELRQTREKAQMLAVAICSHLTSHLRNKSLPGEQRKEMELLWVAFSSSLELLHVDMCKVFTMGDIFSLANSKTLVQTGLQGGGSEVAARALSLPDLNETQSPNLPAGLESQERSIMEQEISHIDHMIDDMEMKVNVMRWMVEPHGPQYADPLSSTDSASLALLSVDEEQPGHQPLCQRNQIFVLLLLFAVVLVAATLSVCVFFFS; from the exons ATGCCACTTGTAAATAACAAAGTGGGTGATGACTGCACAGTTGGCACAGATAAGGCTTTGGTTGATGGGAAGGCTCAGGTGGATTCTCTGATAAAG GTGGTGGCATGTTACCGGCACTTGGCCTCATGTGTTGGTGGATGCACGGACAGCTTGCAGCTACGGGATGAGTTGCGGCAAACACGAGAAAAGGCCCAGATGTTGGCCGTGGCCATCTGTAGTCATCTGACCTCACATCTCCGAAACAAGAGCCTGCCTGGTGAGCAGCGTAAGGAGATGGAGCTCCTCTGGGTGGCCTTCTCCTCCAGCCTAGAGCTCCTCCATGTTGACATGTGCAAAGTTTTCACCATGGGGGACATCTTCTCTTTGGCCAACAGTAAAACCCTGGTGCAAACTGGCCTTCAAG GAGGAGGCAGTGAGGTGGCAGCTCGGGCACTCAGTCTCCCAGACCTGAATGAAACTCAGAGCCCAAACCTCCCTGCTGGACTAGAGAGCCAGGAGCGCAGCATCATGGAGCAGGAGATCAGCCATATTGACCACATGATTGATGACATGGAGATGAAAGTCAACGTGATGCGCTGGATGGTGGAGCCCCATGGGCCACAGTATGCAGACCCACTCAGCAGCACCGACAGCGCCTCTCTGGCTCTGCTCTCAGTGGATGAGGAGCAGCCTGGACACCAGCCTCTATGCCAGCGCAATCAAATCTTTGTGCTCTTattgctgtttgctgttgttttggtgGCAGCCActttatctgtctgtgttttctttttctcatga